The following DNA comes from Pirellulales bacterium.
GATGTTTGGCGTCACGTCGGCATCGACGTTGCCAACCGCCCAGGAAAGTCCGCCCAGCAGGATTTGCTGAAACTTGGGGCTGCTCCATACGTCCTCGCGATGGCCCATCGACGTATAGAAGACGCGCCCCTTGTTGTTGAGTCTTGCCCAAGTAGCGGGGAAGGGGGGGCGATCGTAGTCCCGGCCTTCCATACCTTGCGTGTCTTGCACCAGGATCACGTGCAAGTTGTCGGCAAAATTCTTCAACGAGTACCATTCGTCGTTGATCTTGAACGAGTCGGGCGTGTCTTTGTCGGCAACGCCGGCGACACCCGGGAATTTCGGGCTGACGATGACCTGCCGGGCCTTTTGCTGCGGTCCGTGGCTGATGAACTCGCCGCCGACCATGGCAATATAGGGATCGACATCGGTCTGGCGCTGACGCTGCTTTCCGCCATCGTGTCCTGGCGAGTGGCAGGTGTCTGCCCCGCAGTGAGCGGCCAGAAATCCCTTGCCCGAGGCTACCGCATCGAGCAGGCGTTTTTTGCCCTCGGCCGACATGGCAGGCTGTTTATCGTTGCCGACCGTCAGCAGGTCTCCCTGCGTTTGAAAGAAGAACGCGTCGAACCCGCTGATGTCGCTGTCGAACAGGCGTCCATCCTTACTGGCCACGACCTCGAAATCGTGCTGCTTCCCCAAATCGGTCAACACCTGATCGGCATGCGATGGGTTGTCGCCGTTGCGGCGAATGCAGCTATGCTCGAAGCCGCCGCTTTTGGTAAAGAACAGAATCTTGCGTTTCGGCTTGTCGGCCGCCTTGACCCAACCGAGCGGAAACTGACTGAGGGCCAACGCGGCAGCGGACGAGACGAGCATCTCACGGCGTTTCATCTTAGGCAGTCTCCGGGCGGGGCAGGGCGTGATGTTTCCAGGGGGCCGGCAAGCAGGTCTAGCTTACACTCGCCGCCAGGTGAATCCAACTAGGGGCGCGAGGCGGGAGTGTGACTTAACTGCCTGCTGGCGGGAGTTTTTACCGCCATATTCCAGGCGGCTGCTTGCGATATTCTGGAATGGGCATGTTCTGCGGCCACGTG
Coding sequences within:
- a CDS encoding ThuA domain-containing protein, with the protein product MKRREMLVSSAAALALSQFPLGWVKAADKPKRKILFFTKSGGFEHSCIRRNGDNPSHADQVLTDLGKQHDFEVVASKDGRLFDSDISGFDAFFFQTQGDLLTVGNDKQPAMSAEGKKRLLDAVASGKGFLAAHCGADTCHSPGHDGGKQRQRQTDVDPYIAMVGGEFISHGPQQKARQVIVSPKFPGVAGVADKDTPDSFKINDEWYSLKNFADNLHVILVQDTQGMEGRDYDRPPFPATWARLNNKGRVFYTSMGHREDVWSSPKFQQILLGGLSWAVGNVDADVTPNIKQVTPGADVMPPS